In Shinella sp. XGS7, a single genomic region encodes these proteins:
- a CDS encoding AzlC family ABC transporter permease: protein MTPHWSTIAQHPEFRRGARDMMGITLGISAWGLVTGVAMVKSGLSVPLALLMSFVVFAGSSQLASLPLIAAGAPMWVLWATAFCVNLRFVIFSTQWRQYFGHLPRAYRLRIAYFAADLNYVAFLKRFPDGKPAPEQEPYFWGGVALNWSAWQIPSVLGILLANHVPTQWGLGFAGVLALLGLSYSLLKDRNTWVSAAVAGCAAVAAYALPLRLNILVAIAAAVAAGLLLEKWLPETRRTPA from the coding sequence ATGACGCCACATTGGTCCACCATCGCCCAGCACCCCGAGTTCCGCCGGGGCGCGCGGGACATGATGGGCATCACCCTGGGCATCTCGGCCTGGGGTCTGGTCACCGGCGTGGCCATGGTCAAGAGCGGGCTGTCCGTGCCCCTGGCCCTGCTGATGAGCTTCGTGGTCTTCGCCGGCAGCTCCCAGCTGGCCTCGCTGCCGCTGATCGCGGCCGGCGCCCCGATGTGGGTGCTCTGGGCCACGGCCTTCTGCGTCAATCTGCGCTTCGTGATCTTCAGCACCCAGTGGCGCCAGTACTTCGGCCACCTGCCGCGCGCCTACCGCCTGCGCATCGCCTACTTCGCCGCGGATCTCAATTACGTGGCCTTCCTCAAGCGTTTCCCGGACGGCAAGCCCGCGCCCGAGCAGGAGCCCTATTTCTGGGGCGGGGTGGCCCTGAACTGGAGCGCCTGGCAGATCCCCTCGGTGCTCGGCATCCTGCTGGCCAACCATGTGCCCACGCAGTGGGGCCTGGGCTTCGCGGGCGTGCTGGCCCTGCTGGGCCTGTCCTACTCCCTGCTGAAGGACCGCAACACCTGGGTCTCGGCCGCCGTGGCCGGCTGTGCGGCGGTGGCGGCCTATGCCTTGCCGCTGCGCCTGAACATCCTGGTGGCCATCGCGGCCGCCGTGGCCGCCGGCCTGCTGCTGGAGAAGTGGTTGCCCGAGACGAGGAGGACGCCGGCATGA
- a CDS encoding acyltransferase family protein produces MSVSSTPATRSDFIDRLRVLLTVLVIVHHCAITYGGSGGWFYREVSDASLPGSMLLTLLCAVDQAFFMGMFFLLAGYFTPGALARKGSMRFMSERGLRLGLPLLVFGFVLGPLTEALAGQARGEPWLPHWGALLAQGRFVLGPLWFAWALLLFTLVWLLRQQFGPPLRAREALPAPRCWWLSALAVGVAALLLRQAVPVGQERLGLQLGYFASYVFLFFLGCLAAPGRWLERIPAEQARRWRRIALIAIPLLPATLLALRALTGQPQQTATGWAPAAWLYAFWEPLVAWGLIAGLLQGFQRRFNTPSPRWQRWSAQAYGAFVLHAPVLVLVAVLLAPWGAPPLLKFLCVASMATVLSFLAARVLRAVPGVKRVL; encoded by the coding sequence ATGTCCGTCTCTTCAACGCCCGCCACCCGCAGCGACTTCATCGACCGCTTGCGTGTGCTGCTCACCGTCCTGGTCATCGTGCACCACTGCGCCATCACCTATGGCGGCTCAGGCGGCTGGTTCTACCGCGAGGTCTCGGACGCCAGCCTGCCCGGCAGCATGCTGCTCACCCTGCTCTGCGCCGTGGACCAGGCCTTCTTCATGGGCATGTTCTTTCTGCTGGCCGGCTATTTCACGCCGGGAGCGCTGGCACGCAAGGGATCCATGCGCTTCATGAGCGAGCGCGGGCTGCGCCTGGGCCTGCCCCTGCTGGTGTTCGGCTTCGTGCTGGGGCCGCTGACCGAGGCCCTGGCCGGCCAGGCCCGCGGCGAGCCCTGGCTGCCCCACTGGGGCGCGCTGCTGGCCCAGGGCCGCTTTGTACTGGGCCCGCTGTGGTTCGCCTGGGCCCTGCTGCTCTTCACCCTGGTCTGGCTGCTGCGCCAGCAGTTCGGCCCGCCGCTGCGCGCTCGCGAGGCCCTGCCGGCACCGCGCTGCTGGTGGCTGAGCGCCCTGGCCGTGGGGGTGGCGGCCCTGCTGCTGCGCCAGGCGGTGCCGGTGGGCCAGGAGCGCCTGGGCCTGCAGCTGGGCTATTTCGCGTCCTATGTGTTTCTCTTCTTCCTGGGCTGTCTGGCCGCGCCAGGGCGCTGGCTGGAACGCATCCCGGCCGAGCAGGCGCGGCGCTGGCGCCGCATCGCGCTGATCGCCATTCCCCTCCTGCCCGCCACCTTGCTGGCCCTGCGCGCACTCACGGGACAGCCCCAGCAGACGGCCACCGGCTGGGCCCCCGCGGCCTGGCTCTACGCCTTCTGGGAACCCCTGGTGGCCTGGGGCCTGATCGCCGGATTGCTCCAGGGCTTCCAGCGGCGTTTCAACACGCCCTCGCCCCGCTGGCAGCGCTGGAGCGCCCAGGCCTACGGCGCCTTTGTGCTGCACGCCCCGGTGCTGGTACTGGTCGCGGTGCTGCTGGCGCCCTGGGGCGCGCCGCCCCTGCTCAAGTTCCTGTGTGTGGCCAGCATGGCCACGGTCCTGTCCTTTCTGGCGGCGCGTGTGCTGCGGGCGGTGCCGGGGGTGAAACGGGTTTTGTGA
- a CDS encoding phosphoglycerate kinase encodes MNVLRFSDLIAAGKVAGQRVFIRADLNVPQDDAGRITEDTRIRASIPCIQAALKAGAAVMVTSHLGRPTEGEFKPEDSLAPVAQRLGELLGFEVPVLANWVDGVEVKPGQLVLLENCRVNKGEKKNSEELAKKMAALCDIYVNDAFGTAHRAEGTTYGIAQFAKIACAGPLLAAEIDAISKALAAPKRPLVAIVAGSKVSTKLTILQSLSKNVDGLIVGGGIANTFMLAAGLKIGKSLAEPDLLADAKAVIEAMKARGAEVPIPMDVVTAKSFAADAPATTKAATEVADDDLILDIGPKTAAILADKLKAAGTIVWNGPVGVFEFDAFAGGTEAVARAIASSDAFSIAGGGDTLAAIAKYGIEKDVGYISTGGGAFLEVLEGKTLPAFEILSKRAAG; translated from the coding sequence ATGAACGTTCTGCGTTTCTCCGACCTGATCGCCGCCGGCAAGGTGGCCGGCCAGCGCGTCTTCATCCGTGCCGACCTCAATGTGCCCCAGGACGATGCCGGCCGCATCACCGAGGACACCCGCATCCGCGCCTCCATCCCCTGCATCCAGGCCGCCCTGAAGGCCGGCGCTGCCGTGATGGTCACCTCGCACCTGGGCCGCCCCACCGAGGGCGAGTTCAAGCCCGAGGATTCGCTGGCCCCGGTGGCCCAGCGCCTGGGCGAGCTGCTGGGCTTCGAGGTGCCGGTCCTGGCCAACTGGGTGGACGGCGTGGAGGTGAAGCCCGGCCAGCTGGTGCTGCTGGAGAACTGCCGCGTCAACAAGGGCGAGAAGAAGAACAGCGAGGAGCTGGCGAAGAAGATGGCTGCCCTGTGCGACATCTATGTGAACGACGCCTTCGGCACCGCCCACCGCGCCGAGGGCACGACCTACGGCATCGCCCAGTTCGCGAAGATCGCCTGCGCCGGCCCCCTGCTGGCCGCCGAGATCGACGCCATCAGCAAGGCCCTGGCCGCGCCCAAGCGCCCCCTGGTGGCCATCGTGGCCGGCTCCAAGGTCTCCACCAAGCTGACCATTCTGCAAAGCCTGTCCAAGAATGTGGACGGCCTGATCGTGGGCGGCGGCATCGCCAACACCTTCATGCTGGCCGCCGGCCTGAAGATCGGCAAGAGCCTGGCCGAGCCCGATCTGCTGGCCGATGCCAAGGCCGTGATCGAGGCCATGAAGGCTCGCGGCGCCGAGGTGCCCATTCCCATGGACGTGGTCACCGCCAAGAGCTTCGCGGCCGACGCCCCGGCCACCACCAAGGCCGCCACCGAGGTGGCCGACGATGACCTGATCCTGGACATCGGCCCCAAGACCGCCGCCATCCTGGCCGACAAGCTCAAGGCGGCCGGCACCATCGTCTGGAACGGCCCGGTGGGCGTGTTCGAGTTCGACGCCTTTGCCGGCGGCACCGAAGCCGTGGCCCGCGCTATCGCCAGCTCGGACGCCTTCAGCATCGCCGGCGGTGGTGACACCCTGGCCGCCATCGCCAAGTACGGCATCGAGAAGGACGTGGGCTATATCTCCACCGGCGGCGGCGCATTCCTGGAGGTGCTGGAAGGCAAGACCCTGCCGGCCTTCGAGATCCTGAGCAAGCGCGCGGCGGGCTGA
- a CDS encoding AzlD domain-containing protein — protein MSTWETVLAILGMGLITLLTRAFFLIPKQELPLPDWLKDGLRYAPLAALAAVIVPEIVMSNGQLISTWQDARLYATAVGTVYFFWRGGILGTIISGTAVMLALRIGLGW, from the coding sequence ATGAGCACCTGGGAAACCGTGCTGGCCATCCTCGGCATGGGCCTGATCACCCTGCTGACCCGGGCCTTCTTCCTGATCCCCAAGCAGGAACTGCCCCTGCCCGACTGGCTCAAGGACGGCCTGCGCTATGCGCCGCTGGCCGCGCTGGCGGCCGTGATCGTGCCCGAGATCGTGATGAGCAACGGCCAGCTGATCAGCACCTGGCAAGACGCGCGGCTCTATGCCACCGCCGTGGGCACGGTCTACTTCTTCTGGCGCGGCGGCATCCTGGGCACCATCATCAGCGGCACGGCGGTGATGCTGGCCCTGCGCATCGGTCTGGGCTGGTAA
- a CDS encoding head GIN domain-containing protein gives MNRNKTRRHLVLGALALGLAAGAQAWTWNLGSGERVDGNGESGSESRTPGAFEAIRLSGSFKLKVHQAGADTVEISADKNLLPYVETRVIEGKEGLKTLEIAPKKGYRLNGRQPVQLNVGMVVLRRLTVDGSGDVRVDGMKTPGLVATVAGSGDVALNELFSEELSLSVAGSGDILAQGRVNTLRVSLAGSGDVKAADLAADEVRVSVAGSGDVLVQANKLLKASIAGSGDVRYRGNPQVSSSVAGSGSIKPMSR, from the coding sequence ATGAACCGCAACAAGACCCGCCGCCACCTCGTTCTGGGCGCCCTGGCCCTGGGCCTGGCCGCCGGTGCCCAGGCCTGGACCTGGAATCTGGGCAGCGGCGAACGCGTGGACGGCAATGGAGAGTCGGGCAGCGAGAGCCGCACGCCGGGCGCCTTCGAGGCCATCCGCCTGAGCGGCAGCTTCAAGCTCAAGGTGCATCAGGCCGGGGCCGACACGGTGGAAATCAGCGCCGACAAGAATCTGCTGCCCTATGTCGAGACCCGGGTGATCGAGGGCAAGGAAGGGCTCAAGACCCTGGAGATCGCGCCCAAGAAGGGCTACCGCCTCAACGGCCGCCAGCCGGTGCAGCTGAATGTGGGCATGGTGGTGCTGCGCCGCCTGACGGTGGACGGCAGCGGTGATGTCCGCGTGGATGGCATGAAGACCCCGGGTCTGGTGGCGACCGTGGCCGGCTCGGGCGATGTGGCACTGAATGAGCTCTTCAGCGAGGAGCTCTCGCTCAGTGTGGCGGGCTCGGGGGACATCCTGGCCCAGGGCCGTGTCAACACGCTCAGGGTCTCGCTCGCCGGCAGCGGCGACGTCAAGGCCGCCGATCTGGCGGCCGACGAGGTGCGGGTCAGTGTGGCAGGCAGCGGCGATGTGCTGGTGCAGGCCAACAAGCTGCTCAAGGCCTCGATCGCCGGCTCGGGCGATGTGCGCTACCGCGGCAACCCCCAGGTCTCCAGCTCGGTGGCCGGCAGCGGTTCCATCAAGCCGATGAGCCGCTGA
- the htpX gene encoding zinc metalloprotease HtpX produces MFNLMKTAILMAAITALFMAIGSLLGGQQGMLLALVVALGMNFFSYWFSDKMVLKMYNAREVDASSAPQFYAMVQELAAKAQLPMPKVYIIDENAPNAFATGRNPEHAAVAATTGIMRVLSERELRGVMAHELAHVKHRDILISTVSATMAGAISMLANFAMFFSPRDSEGRPANPIVGLLVAILAPIAASLIQMAISRAREFEADRGGAEISGDPRALASALDKIQRYAQGIPLEAAERHPETAQMMIMNPLSGGGLKGLFSTHPATEERIARLMALANGSGR; encoded by the coding sequence ATGTTCAATCTGATGAAGACCGCCATCCTGATGGCCGCCATCACTGCCTTGTTCATGGCCATCGGCTCCCTGCTGGGCGGCCAGCAGGGCATGCTGCTGGCCCTGGTGGTGGCCCTGGGCATGAATTTCTTCAGCTACTGGTTCTCGGACAAGATGGTGCTGAAGATGTACAACGCCCGCGAGGTGGACGCGAGTTCGGCCCCGCAGTTCTACGCCATGGTGCAGGAGCTGGCCGCCAAGGCCCAGCTGCCCATGCCCAAGGTCTACATCATCGACGAGAACGCGCCCAACGCCTTTGCCACCGGCCGCAACCCCGAGCATGCCGCCGTGGCCGCGACCACGGGCATCATGCGCGTGCTCTCCGAGCGCGAGCTGCGCGGCGTGATGGCGCATGAGCTGGCCCATGTGAAGCACCGCGACATCCTGATCTCCACCGTCAGCGCCACCATGGCCGGTGCCATCTCCATGCTGGCCAATTTCGCCATGTTCTTCAGCCCGCGCGACAGCGAGGGCCGGCCGGCCAATCCCATCGTGGGCCTGCTGGTGGCCATCCTGGCGCCCATCGCGGCCAGCCTGATCCAGATGGCGATCAGCCGCGCCCGCGAGTTCGAGGCCGACCGCGGCGGCGCCGAGATCTCGGGCGACCCGCGCGCCCTGGCCTCGGCCCTGGACAAGATCCAGCGCTACGCCCAGGGCATCCCCCTGGAGGCGGCCGAGCGCCACCCCGAAACCGCCCAGATGATGATCATGAACCCGCTCTCGGGCGGCGGGCTCAAAGGCCTGTTCAGCACCCACCCCGCCACCGAGGAGCGCATCGCGCGCCTGATGGCCCTGGCCAACGGCAGCGGCCGCTGA